One Cellulomonas sp. WB94 genomic window, GACCTGCTGGCGGTGCCCGCGACCGGGGCCTACGGGCGTTCGATGGCGTCCAACTACAACCAGGTCCCACGCCCACCCGTCGTGGCCGTGACCGACGGTGCGACCCGGGTGCTCGTCCGTCGCGAGACCGAGGACGACCTCCTGGCCCTCGACCAGGGCTGACGCCCCCTATCCTTTGAGGCGTTCCGGACAGCGCCGCGAGGCGAGCTGTCGACCGGACTCCTTGACCACGACGACCGACCGGGCGCGGCCCGGAGGCGGAGGCGGACGCAGTGACAGCTCCTGATGGGCAGGCGGCTGCCGGTCGTTCGCAGCCGGGCCCCGCACCGCTGCGGGTCGCCGTCCTCGGCTCCGGGGTCGTGGGCACCGAGGTCGTGCGCCTCCTCGTGACGCAGGCCGCCGACCTCGCGGCTCGCGTCGGCGCTCCGCTCGAGCTCGTGGGGGTCGCCGTGCGCGACCTCGCGGCCGACCGTGACCCCGTCGTCGACCGTGCGCTGCTGACGACGGACGCCGCGGAGCTCGTGACGCGGGCCGATGTCGTCGTCGAGGTGATGGGCGGCATCGAGCCCGCGCGCAGCCTGCTGCTCAGCGCGATCGCTCACGGTGCCGCGGTCGTCACCGCCAACAAGGCGCTCCTCGCGCAGGACGGTCCCACGCTGTACGCCGCTGCGGACGCCGCGCAGGTGGACCTGTACTTCGAGGCGGCCGTCGCCGGCGCGATCCCGATCGTCCGACCCGTGCGCGAGTCGCTCGTCGGCGACCGCGTGCTGCGGGTCCTGGGCATCCTCAACGGCACGACCAACTACGTGCTCGACCGCATGGCGACCGAGGGGCTCGACCTCGACGCGGCCGTCGCCGAGGCCCAGTCGCTCGGCTACGCCGAGGCCGACCCGACGGCCGACGTCGAGGGGTACGACGCCGCGGCGAAGGCGGCGATCCTCGCGTCGCTCGCGTTCCACACGCGGGTGTCGATCGACGACGTCGACCGTGAGGGCATCAGCTCCGTCACGGCGGACGACGTGGCCTGGGCCGAGCGCACGGGCTACGTCATCAAGCTGCTCGCGATCGCCGAGCGCCAGGGCGACGGGATCCAGGTGCGCGTGCACCCCGCGCTCGTGCCCGTGGCCCATCCCCTGGCGGGCGTCCGCGGTGCGTTCAACGCCGTGTTCGTCGAGGCCGAGGCTGCTGGCGAGCTCATGTTCTACGGGCGTGGGGCCGGCGGCGCGCCGACGGCCTCGGCGGTGCTCGGCGACGTCGTGTCGGTCGCGCGGCACCGCGTGCTCGGCGGCAGGGGTCCGGTCGAGTCGTCGTACGCGGCCCTGCCGGTGCTGCCCGCGTCGGCCGCCCGCACGCGCTACCAGATCCGGCTCGACGTGACCGACCGTCCCGGGGTGCTCGCGCAGGTGGCGACGACCCTCGGTGACCGCGGCGTCTCGATCGAGGCCATCCGCCAGGTGCCCGAGCTGCCTGGGGCGCAGGGACGCGACGGCGTCGCGCTCCTCATCATCACGACGCACGAGGCCTCCGAGGAGGCGCTCGCGGGCACGGTCGCCGCGATCGCCGAGCTCGACTCCGTGCGCCGCGTCATCTCTGTCCTGCGAGTCGAGGGAGCCTGATGGCACACCAGTGGCGAGGAGTCATCGCCGAGTACGCAGACCGACTCCCGGAGCACGTGCAGCGCCGCGTGATCACGCTGGGCGAGGGCGGCACGCCGCTCGTCCCCGCGCCCGCGCTCTCCGCGCTCACCGGGGCGGACGTGTACCTCAAGGTCGAGGGGATGAACCCCACGGGCTCGTTCAAGGACCGCGGGATGACGACCGCGATCTCGTCGGCGGCGGGGCGTGGGGCCAAGGTCGTGGTGTGCGCCTCGACCGGCAACACCTCGGCGTCGGCCGCGGCGTACGCGACGGCGGCGGGCATGCTCTGCGCGGTGCTGGTCCCCGACGGCAAGATCGCGATGGGCAAGCTGAGCCAGGCGATCGCGCACGGCGCTCGGCTCCTGCAGGTCGACGGCAACTTCGACGACTGCCTGGTCGCGGCCCGCAAGCTCGCTGAGGCGTACCCCGTCGAGCTGGTGAACTCGGTCAACCCCGACCGGATCGAGGGCCAGAAGACGGGTGCGTTCGAGGTCGTCGACGCGCTCGGCGACGCTCCCGACATCCACGCGCTGCCCGTCGGCAACGCGGGCAACATCACGGCGTACTGGAAGGGCTACCGCGAGTACGCGGGGCTCGACGCGGGCAGCTCGCTGCCAGCGGTCGCGACCCGGACGCCCGCGATGTGGGGCTTCCAGGCGGCGGGCTCGGCACCGATCGTGCTGGGCCACCCGGTCACCGAGCCCGAGACCATCGCGACGGCGATCCGGATCGGGAACCCCGCCTCGTGGCAGCAGGCGATCGACGCGCGCGACACCTCGGGCGGTCTCATCGAGGCCGTCACGGACGAGCAGATCCTCGCGGCCCACAAGATCCTGTCGAGCAAGGTCGGGGTGTTCGTCGAGCCCGCGTCGGCCGCGGGCGTCGCGGGCATCCTCGCGCTGGCCGCGCAGGGTCGCGTCCCCGTGGGCGCACGCATCGTCGTGACCGTCACGGGTCACGGGCTCAAGGACCCGCAGTGGGCCCTGCGCACGGCGGACGGCTCGGAGGTCACGCCGATGCGCGTGTCCGCCGACGTCGTCGCGATCGCCGACGCGCTCGAGCT contains:
- a CDS encoding homoserine dehydrogenase; protein product: MTAPDGQAAAGRSQPGPAPLRVAVLGSGVVGTEVVRLLVTQAADLAARVGAPLELVGVAVRDLAADRDPVVDRALLTTDAAELVTRADVVVEVMGGIEPARSLLLSAIAHGAAVVTANKALLAQDGPTLYAAADAAQVDLYFEAAVAGAIPIVRPVRESLVGDRVLRVLGILNGTTNYVLDRMATEGLDLDAAVAEAQSLGYAEADPTADVEGYDAAAKAAILASLAFHTRVSIDDVDREGISSVTADDVAWAERTGYVIKLLAIAERQGDGIQVRVHPALVPVAHPLAGVRGAFNAVFVEAEAAGELMFYGRGAGGAPTASAVLGDVVSVARHRVLGGRGPVESSYAALPVLPASAARTRYQIRLDVTDRPGVLAQVATTLGDRGVSIEAIRQVPELPGAQGRDGVALLIITTHEASEEALAGTVAAIAELDSVRRVISVLRVEGA
- the thrC gene encoding threonine synthase, whose amino-acid sequence is MAHQWRGVIAEYADRLPEHVQRRVITLGEGGTPLVPAPALSALTGADVYLKVEGMNPTGSFKDRGMTTAISSAAGRGAKVVVCASTGNTSASAAAYATAAGMLCAVLVPDGKIAMGKLSQAIAHGARLLQVDGNFDDCLVAARKLAEAYPVELVNSVNPDRIEGQKTGAFEVVDALGDAPDIHALPVGNAGNITAYWKGYREYAGLDAGSSLPAVATRTPAMWGFQAAGSAPIVLGHPVTEPETIATAIRIGNPASWQQAIDARDTSGGLIEAVTDEQILAAHKILSSKVGVFVEPASAAGVAGILALAAQGRVPVGARIVVTVTGHGLKDPQWALRTADGSEVTPMRVSADVVAIADALELG